The genomic interval TGCATCGAAGATCTCTGCGAGTTTCTTCAGATTCAAGGGGTCACCTTCCAAAAAACGGAGGAGATCCCTTACCTCCATCCGGGCAAGGCCTCCCAGATCCTCCTCAGGGGTGAGGCGATCGGGGTGGTCGGCGAAATCCATCCCGACACGTTGAGGTATTACGAGATTCCTGCGAGGGCCTACCTCTTCGAAATCGACTTTGAAGCCCTGGTCAAAGGGGTGACCGAGAAGAAGAAGGTTCAACCCCTCCCCAGATTTCCATCGGTCTTCAGAGATCTCTCCCTCGTCGTGGAGGAGGATCTCGAGGTGGAGAGAGTCGAACAGGCCATCCGCTCCCTGCAGCCGCCCTTTATCGACGAGATCAGACTTTTCGATCTCTACCGGGGGGCCCCGATTCCACAGGGCAAAAAGAGCCTCACCTATCGACTTCGATACCAAGCCAGCGATCGGACCCTGACGGATGAGGAGGTCAACCGAGTTCACGAACAGGTGATCCAGAGGCTAAGGGAGATCTTTCGAGCCGAATTGAGGAGTTGAAGCTTTTGGGGAAAGGAGGATGAGGCGATGACGAAGATCGACATCGTGGAGGCCATTTACGAGAAGGTCGGCTTTTCGAAGAAAGAGGTGGCCAGGATCGTGGAGACCATCTTCGACATCATCAAAGAGCATCTTCAGCACCATGACAAGTTGAAGATCTCGGGGTTCGGAAACTTCGTCGTCCGAAACAAGCGCTCCAGGCGGGGCCGCAATCCCCAGACCGGCGATGACATCGAGATCACCCCGAGGCGGATTTTGACCTTTAAGCCCAGCCAGGTGCTGAAAGCCAGCCTGAACCGGAGGGACCTCCAGCCTCAAGAACCCCAGGCTTCCCCGGAGGGAGGCGGCTTGGGATCATCCAGCTGAAGGGAGACTTCCATGGTCAACCCCTGACCGTAGTCCTTCACACCTGTTCGATGGGACAGGAGAAGGCCTTCAGCGAAGGGAGGTGAGCCAGCCGTGGTTAGATGGGTAGGGAAAGAAGAGGTAGAATCTCCTGCCTCGCAGGAGAGGCTCTTTTACCGGATCGGAGAAGTCAGCCGAATGACAGGGGTCAAACCCCATGTCCTCCGATACTGGGAGTCCGAATTCAAGGTGATCAAACCTCACAAAGGAGGCTCCCTCCAGCGACTCTATCGAAAGAAGGACGTCGACCTCATCCTCAAGATCAAGAAGCTCCTCTACGAGGAAGGCTACACCATCTCTGGAGCCAAAAGGAAGATCAAGGAGCTCGAGCGAGCCGAGCCCCCCAGGGTCCCATTGAGGTTGGTGGAGAGAAGGCCGAGGGAGAGGACCCAGGAACTGCTTTCGATCATCAGAGAAGAGCTGAAGGAGATCCGGAGGTTGCTGGAATAGAAGAAATTCGTCTGGACTTTTTCGAAAAAATTGAATATACTTTTCTCACGATTCCCAATTCTTGTTCGGGGCGTAGCGCAGCCTGGTAGCGCACTGGCATGGGGTGTCAGGAGTCGGAGGTTCAAATCCTCTCGCCCCGACCATCTTTTTTACCCCTGCTCATAGGATCTCCTCCCTTTGGTCCCCAATTCCCGGTCACCTTCCTCCCTTCATCCGTCGATCTTCAGGGTTGGGAAACCTCCCATCCCATTCGGAGTCGAGTAAAACGAAGAGGATTGTTGGGGGGGGGTTGGGATTGAAAAAGGGCGGCATCCTCCTCGCCCTCAATCCGGAAGTCTTTGTTGATGTCATGATGGGGATATGCTAAAATTTTTTCGATTCCATTTCCTTCGCCCTCATCCATGAAGCAGAGGCCGATTCTCTTGGTCACGAACGACGATGGCATCCATTCGAAAGGCATCCTCATTCTGGCCAAGGCCCTCCGGGAAGTGGGAGAGGTCTTCGTCGTGGCTCCGGACCGGGAGGAGAGCGCCATCGCCCATTCACTCACCCTCCATCGCCCCCTTCGGGTCGAGAAGATCAAGAGAAACTACTATGCCGTCGACGGGACGCCGGCCGATTGCGTCCATTTAGGGGTCAATGTCCTGCTGCCCCGCAGGCCCCAGCTCGTGGTGGCCGGGATCAACAAGGGTGGAAATTTGGGGGACGATGTGACCTACTCCGGGACCGTCTCGGCCGCTTTCGAAGGCACCCTTCTGGGAATCCCCTCCTTTGCGATTTCGTTGGTCGCCCGGAGCCATTTCAAGTTCGAGGGGGCGGCACGATTTGCCGTGAGGCTCGCCCGGTTCATCCTCAAGCACGGCCTCCCCAAGGATGTCCTCCTCAACGTCAACGTCCCCAACCTCAAAGAGGAGGAGATTCAATCCTACCGGATCACCCGTCAGGGGAGATGGGTCCATAACGGGAGCGGCGTCATCGAAAAGACCGATCCGAGAGGGAGAAAGTATTACTGGATCGGAAGTGGACAGTTCATCTTCGATCAGAAGAAGGATACCGATTTCGAGGCGGTCTCCCGATCCTCCATCTCGATCACTCCGCTCCATCTCGACCTGACCCATTATGGCTCCATCCGTCTTATGAAACAATGGAAGATTTGATCCCTCAAAAAGGGGGAAAGGGGGAAGAGATGAGGACGACATTGAGCGTCATCAAAGCCGACGTCGGAAGCATCGGAGGCCACATCCGGCCGAGCGAGAGGCTGATCCAGGCGGTCAAAGATTTCATAAACGAGAAGGGGAGGGGAGTGGTTCTTGACTCCTTCGTCAGTCACACCGGAGACGATATTGCGATCCTCTTCTCCCACACCCACGGCAAGGGAAGCGATAAGGTCCACGGCCTGGCCTGGGATGCCTTCGTCGCGGGGACGAAGGTGGCCAAGGAGCAGGGGCTCTACGGGGCCGGACAGGACCTGCTCAAGGATTCCTTTTCGGGAAACGTGAAGGGGATGGGTCCTGCGGTGGCCGAGATGGAGTTCGAGGAGCGGCCCAACGAACCCTTTCTCCTCTTCGCGGCGGACAAGACCGACCCGGGGGCTTACAACCTCCCCCTCTATCTCGCCTTTGCCGACCCGATGTACAATGCCGGCCTCATCCTCAGCCCCTCGATGAACAAGGGGTTTAAGTTCGTCATCATGGACGTCAATTATACCGAGGGCGATCGGGTGATCGAGCTCCATGCACCGGAGGAGCTTTACGACATCGCTGCCCTGCTGCGGGACAACCAGCGCTTCGTCATCGAAGCCATCTATTCGAGGAACACCGGAGAGATCGCGGCCTCGGTGAGCACGACCCGGCTTCACAATATCGCGGGCAAATATACGGGGAAGGACGATCCGGTGATGCTCGTCAGGGTCCAGGGCGCCTTCCCGGCCACGGGCGAGGTCTTGGCTCCCTTCAATATCGGCCATTATGTCGCCGGGTTCATGAGAGGGAGCCACACCGGACCCCTGATGCCTGTCAGGATGAACTCGACCATCTCCTACTTTGACGGACCGCCAGTGGTCTGCTGCATGGCGTTCTGTGTCCATGAGGGGAAGTTGACCGAGCCTGCCGATGCCTTCGACCATCCCTACTGGGACTGGGTGAGGGGGAACGTCTCCCGGAAGGCCACCGAAATGCGTCAGCAGGGATTTTCGGGCGCGGCCATGCTCCCCTACAACGAACTCGAATATGGGGGGATCGTCGAGAAGATGAAGGTCCTCGACCAGAAATTCACCGTGAGGAGATAGCCTCCCATGATCCAATTCGAACAGACCTTTATGAACTTTCTTCTCCAGCATCAGGAGAGGCACGGCCGAACCTACCATTTTCTGATCCTGATGGACGCCCTCCTCAGCGCAGGGAAGTACATCCAACACTACTACCTCACCGGGGCCCTGAAGGGATATCTGGGCTCGGCCGGTGGCAGAAATGTCCAGGGCGAAGAGGTGATGCGCATGGACGAGATCGCCCAGGAGATCACCCTTCACTATCTCAGGGCCTCGGGCCGGGTCATCCATGCGGTGAGCGAGGAGTCCGAAGGGATCATCGAGATGAACCCCGAAGGTCGATATTTTGTCTACTTCGATCCGATGGACGGTTCCTCCAATGTCCCCCATGGTCTTCCGATCGGATTCCTCTTCGGGATCGCGAAGCGAAATCTGGAAGGTCCAGAAGACGGACATCTCCGGCCGGGGAAGGAGTATATTGCCGCCGGCATGTTCGTCATCCCCACCGGGACCTTCACCCTGGCCCTCAAGGAGGCCGGGGCCTGGCAGTTTCACATCGATGAGACGATGAACTTCGTCCGACCTTCGAGGGTGATCCTTCCAGAGGACCCCAAGACCTGGGAGCTTTCCTTCAATTCGGCCAACCGGAATACCTATGCGCGGGGTGTCCAAAGGTGGATCGCCGAAAACGAGAAGAAATATGCCTTCCGGTATTTGGGCGCCCTGGCCGGGGACATCCATCGGCTCCTCAACAACGGCGGGATGTTCCTTTATCCCGCGATCGTCAACCATCCCGATCCCAAGAAGAATCGGCCGGAGGGAAAGCTCAGGCTGATGTATGAGGGGGCGGTGGTGGCCTTCATCTGTCGGGAGGCAGGCGGGGCGGCCGTGGATGAGACCGGGACGCCCATCTTGGAGATTCAACCCAGAAGACCCCACCAGCGGACCGCGCTCTACGTGGGTTCCAAACCCTTGGTGGAGGATATCGCAAGGGTTCTCACTGGTCATGGAGAAGCGCATCCCGGTCCTCTGTAATAAAATTTTC from Thermodesulfobacteriota bacterium carries:
- a CDS encoding MerR family transcriptional regulator codes for the protein MVRWVGKEEVESPASQERLFYRIGEVSRMTGVKPHVLRYWESEFKVIKPHKGGSLQRLYRKKDVDLILKIKKLLYEEGYTISGAKRKIKELERAEPPRVPLRLVERRPRERTQELLSIIREELKEIRRLLE
- the surE gene encoding 5'/3'-nucleotidase SurE encodes the protein MKQRPILLVTNDDGIHSKGILILAKALREVGEVFVVAPDREESAIAHSLTLHRPLRVEKIKRNYYAVDGTPADCVHLGVNVLLPRRPQLVVAGINKGGNLGDDVTYSGTVSAAFEGTLLGIPSFAISLVARSHFKFEGAARFAVRLARFILKHGLPKDVLLNVNVPNLKEEEIQSYRITRQGRWVHNGSGVIEKTDPRGRKYYWIGSGQFIFDQKKDTDFEAVSRSSISITPLHLDLTHYGSIRLMKQWKI
- the fbp gene encoding fructose-1,6-bisphosphate aldolase/phosphatase → MRTTLSVIKADVGSIGGHIRPSERLIQAVKDFINEKGRGVVLDSFVSHTGDDIAILFSHTHGKGSDKVHGLAWDAFVAGTKVAKEQGLYGAGQDLLKDSFSGNVKGMGPAVAEMEFEERPNEPFLLFAADKTDPGAYNLPLYLAFADPMYNAGLILSPSMNKGFKFVIMDVNYTEGDRVIELHAPEELYDIAALLRDNQRFVIEAIYSRNTGEIAASVSTTRLHNIAGKYTGKDDPVMLVRVQGAFPATGEVLAPFNIGHYVAGFMRGSHTGPLMPVRMNSTISYFDGPPVVCCMAFCVHEGKLTEPADAFDHPYWDWVRGNVSRKATEMRQQGFSGAAMLPYNELEYGGIVEKMKVLDQKFTVRR
- a CDS encoding fructose-1,6-bisphosphatase, with protein sequence MIQFEQTFMNFLLQHQERHGRTYHFLILMDALLSAGKYIQHYYLTGALKGYLGSAGGRNVQGEEVMRMDEIAQEITLHYLRASGRVIHAVSEESEGIIEMNPEGRYFVYFDPMDGSSNVPHGLPIGFLFGIAKRNLEGPEDGHLRPGKEYIAAGMFVIPTGTFTLALKEAGAWQFHIDETMNFVRPSRVILPEDPKTWELSFNSANRNTYARGVQRWIAENEKKYAFRYLGALAGDIHRLLNNGGMFLYPAIVNHPDPKKNRPEGKLRLMYEGAVVAFICREAGGAAVDETGTPILEIQPRRPHQRTALYVGSKPLVEDIARVLTGHGEAHPGPL